The Leptolyngbya subtilissima AS-A7 genome includes a region encoding these proteins:
- a CDS encoding methyl-accepting chemotaxis protein — protein MASGIDYSQAYQKAERAYVQGNYSEAAAVIDQLADDYPDDPSVLLLRGHIYCYGLQRYDVAAAQYSAVLDLTSEPEYVDYASNGLDYASQFAAEASSGTAMDYETDAGDTFFDAGASMSMGLESSVRANGAPGLSDSQLDLGDFSLEDDMPSSIANVGFSDTYLADPFTTDDPFATDPDDRANLSFGTDSGSGWAEDQESLDDITFDDDASFDSLEVGNGDDPFSGATEAQRGDLYSDMELASQSFDQSWPPADDGGDDMTVFAPEPDLLIDDLDTAGDSADLDYNGYAANGYMPDLDDSTQPSSNVDFLDEFSDFDDLGNLPDFELSDSSAGFTTPSVGTSGLTSTDDSGFSGGTSAFDLSDMNDQAVISDDDIFSIAGASDSLPVFTQTDSHDVEAVTTEQDWLGFLDNAPLPTKELIVAIAAGVASALAVGVINFAASTLQPERSMPKAVHAAMALAGGVAGFGSALVVGRLAHRQVGRSVDDLQQQFDTVIRGNLSARATVFTEDEFGRLASSFNKMSRVILTTTSEAQRKAQEQEQAKEDLQRQVIRLLDDVEGAARGDLTVQAEVTADVLGAVADSFNLTIQNLREIVEQVSVAARQVSKGSTENEIFARSLSADALRQAEELAVTLNSVQVMTDSIQRVAESAREAEEVARTASSTALKGGESVERTVAGILEIRETVAETTRKVKRLAESSQEISKIVALISQIASRTNLLALNASIEAARAGEAGRGFAIVADEVRQLADRAAKASKEIEQIVLQIQSETGGVMTAMEEGTQQVIEGTRLAEQAKRSLEDIIQVSNRIDVLVRSITADTVEQTETSRAVAQVMQSVELTAQETSQEAQRVSGSLQNLVGVARDLLTSVERFKVNKSDS, from the coding sequence ATGGCTTCAGGCATCGATTACTCTCAAGCCTATCAAAAAGCAGAACGAGCCTACGTACAGGGCAACTACTCGGAGGCTGCGGCAGTTATCGATCAGCTAGCCGACGATTACCCCGACGATCCCAGCGTGCTGCTACTGCGGGGCCATATCTACTGCTACGGCCTACAGCGATATGACGTAGCTGCGGCCCAGTACAGTGCCGTACTCGATCTCACCTCAGAGCCCGAATACGTCGACTATGCCAGCAACGGTCTCGACTATGCCAGTCAGTTTGCTGCGGAGGCATCCTCCGGCACGGCTATGGATTACGAAACCGATGCCGGAGATACTTTCTTCGACGCTGGTGCTTCAATGTCGATGGGTTTAGAGAGCAGCGTTAGAGCCAATGGTGCTCCTGGGCTGTCAGATAGCCAGCTCGACCTCGGCGACTTTAGCCTTGAGGACGACATGCCCAGTTCGATCGCCAATGTCGGGTTTAGCGATACCTACCTGGCCGATCCCTTTACGACCGACGATCCCTTTGCTACCGATCCTGACGACAGGGCTAACCTTAGTTTTGGCACTGACTCCGGCAGTGGCTGGGCTGAGGACCAAGAGAGCCTAGACGACATCACCTTTGATGACGATGCCTCTTTTGATTCCCTTGAGGTGGGCAATGGCGATGACCCCTTTAGCGGGGCCACCGAGGCTCAGAGAGGCGATCTTTATAGTGATATGGAGTTGGCCTCCCAAAGCTTTGACCAGAGTTGGCCCCCCGCTGATGACGGCGGCGACGACATGACGGTTTTTGCCCCTGAGCCCGATCTCCTGATCGACGACCTCGACACCGCTGGCGATAGCGCCGATCTCGACTACAACGGCTACGCCGCCAATGGATACATGCCTGACCTAGACGACAGCACCCAGCCCAGCAGCAACGTTGACTTTTTAGACGAATTTAGCGACTTTGACGACCTGGGTAACCTACCTGACTTTGAGCTATCAGACAGTTCCGCTGGGTTTACTACACCCTCAGTGGGCACCTCAGGGCTGACTTCAACTGACGATAGTGGCTTTAGCGGAGGCACTTCCGCCTTTGACCTCAGCGATATGAACGATCAGGCGGTGATCAGCGACGATGACATTTTTAGCATTGCGGGTGCTAGCGATAGCCTGCCTGTGTTTACCCAAACCGATAGCCACGATGTGGAAGCGGTAACCACTGAGCAAGACTGGTTGGGCTTTTTAGACAATGCTCCCCTGCCGACTAAAGAGCTGATCGTTGCTATTGCTGCCGGCGTTGCCTCGGCCCTAGCGGTAGGCGTCATTAATTTTGCCGCTTCGACCCTACAGCCAGAGCGATCGATGCCCAAGGCCGTGCACGCGGCCATGGCCTTAGCGGGTGGAGTAGCCGGGTTTGGCTCAGCCCTAGTGGTTGGACGGTTGGCCCACCGCCAGGTAGGCCGCAGTGTTGACGACCTACAGCAGCAGTTTGACACGGTGATTAGGGGCAACTTGTCGGCCCGGGCCACGGTGTTTACCGAAGACGAGTTTGGTCGCCTAGCCAGCAGCTTTAACAAAATGTCGCGGGTGATTTTGACCACTACTAGTGAAGCCCAGCGCAAGGCCCAGGAGCAAGAGCAGGCTAAGGAAGACCTCCAGCGCCAGGTGATTCGTCTGCTAGACGACGTGGAAGGGGCGGCCCGGGGCGACTTGACCGTGCAGGCAGAGGTAACTGCTGACGTGCTTGGCGCCGTAGCCGACTCCTTTAACCTGACCATTCAAAACCTGCGGGAGATTGTAGAACAGGTGAGTGTAGCCGCTCGCCAGGTGAGCAAGGGGTCTACGGAAAACGAGATTTTTGCCCGCAGCCTATCGGCAGACGCCCTGCGCCAGGCCGAGGAACTCGCGGTGACGCTGAACTCGGTGCAGGTGATGACTGACTCGATTCAGCGGGTGGCCGAAAGCGCTCGCGAGGCCGAGGAAGTAGCTCGTACCGCATCATCTACTGCCCTTAAAGGGGGTGAGTCGGTGGAGCGCACCGTAGCAGGTATTCTCGAGATTCGCGAAACGGTGGCCGAGACGACCCGTAAGGTGAAGCGTCTGGCGGAGTCTTCCCAGGAAATTTCGAAGATTGTGGCGTTAATTTCGCAGATTGCCTCCCGCACCAACTTACTGGCGCTCAACGCTAGTATTGAAGCGGCAAGGGCTGGGGAAGCGGGTCGGGGCTTTGCTATTGTGGCTGACGAGGTGCGGCAGCTGGCTGACCGGGCCGCCAAAGCCTCTAAAGAGATTGAGCAGATCGTGCTGCAAATTCAAAGTGAGACGGGCGGGGTGATGACCGCTATGGAAGAGGGCACCCAGCAGGTGATTGAGGGCACCCGATTGGCAGAGCAGGCGAAGCGATCGCTAGAAGACATCATTCAAGTGTCAAACCGCATTGACGTGCTGGTGCGATCGATTACCGCTGACACCGTAGAGCAGACCGAAACCTCCCGCGCCGTGGCCCAGGTCATGCAATCAGTAGAACTTACCGCCCAGGAAACTTCCCAGGAGGCCCAACGGGTGTCAGGTTCGCTGCAAAATCTGGTGGGGGTTGCCCGCGATCTGCTGACTTCAGTGGAGCGCTTTAAAGTGAATAAATCAGACAGCTAG
- a CDS encoding chemotaxis protein CheW produces MVGNPDFLTQTGQDQDPELQELETPDGELFLRFFVTPEDEFALPATGIRRIIEQPPDRITPIPNVSNLLLGTLNEQGRVVWVADLGQFLGYSSVLNTDRPEISVIAIEDQGTMLGLAVNRIVGTRWLNPDKTRVSDNSPDTMAPFLRGEWIIDAEENKTLRLLDHVAVIRSARWAT; encoded by the coding sequence ATGGTAGGTAATCCTGACTTTCTCACCCAGACTGGGCAAGACCAAGATCCAGAGTTGCAAGAGCTGGAAACGCCTGATGGCGAGCTATTTTTGCGCTTCTTTGTGACTCCCGAAGATGAATTCGCGCTGCCCGCCACCGGCATTCGTCGCATTATCGAGCAGCCCCCCGATCGCATCACTCCCATACCCAATGTGTCGAACCTGCTGTTGGGTACCCTCAACGAGCAGGGACGGGTGGTGTGGGTCGCTGATCTGGGTCAGTTTCTTGGGTATTCATCGGTACTAAACACCGATCGCCCAGAGATTTCGGTCATCGCCATTGAAGATCAGGGAACTATGCTAGGCTTGGCCGTTAATCGAATTGTGGGCACCCGCTGGCTCAACCCTGACAAGACCCGGGTGTCAGATAATAGCCCGGATACAATGGCTCCATTTTTGCGCGGTGAATGGATCATTGACGCTGAGGAAAACAAAACCCTTAGGCTGCTTGACCACGTTGCTGTTATTCGTTCAGCTCGCTGGGCCACCTAG
- a CDS encoding response regulator transcription factor produces the protein MSTVLVVEDSIPQREMITELLRGIGLSVTVASDGMEALEQIQSHRPDMVVLDIVMPRMNGYELCRRIKADPSTQNLPVVMCSSKGEEFDRYWGMKQGADAYIAKPFQPTELVGTVKQLLRG, from the coding sequence ATGAGTACAGTTCTGGTGGTAGAAGATAGTATTCCTCAACGGGAGATGATTACCGAGCTATTAAGGGGTATTGGCCTCAGCGTTACCGTAGCCAGCGATGGCATGGAAGCCCTCGAGCAAATTCAGAGCCACCGCCCAGACATGGTTGTGCTCGACATTGTCATGCCTCGGATGAACGGGTACGAGCTCTGTCGCCGCATTAAAGCCGATCCCTCTACCCAAAACTTGCCGGTGGTAATGTGCTCTTCTAAGGGTGAAGAATTCGATCGCTACTGGGGCATGAAACAGGGGGCAGACGCTTACATTGCCAAGCCGTTTCAACCTACCGAACTGGTTGGCACAGTCAAGCAGCTGCTGAGGGGGTAG
- a CDS encoding response regulator, translated as MQGYLSEIDIRSILQLIELGQRTGELYLESYSSTNNQSSNQSFDGGLTATDSRSWIVFLANGQLVYAGTTDNKLDRLRDHLHRYGIDQSLPDPSTTAAIAAFNSLEYGTLWALLEQHLITPDQGRTILSHMVHETLFDLLSLHHGAFVFQLSSALSPQLMTHTISDLVTGITQQIQTWHQLHPHLQSPDQCPILLAPEAFQASVSNQVYRRMVTWMDGKTSIRRIARYLSRDLLSVARSLVPALQQGQISLVYGPAEVDLAPQNQRPGPDRLPRIVCVDDSTTVRQAVERILAGQGYEATSIGNPLKALGLLFQLQPNLILCDITMPELDGYELCAMLRHSSAFRQTPIVMLTGKDGFLDRVKARMVGATDYLTKPFGPGELLALVEKYAGPGDINRPRPDTLLAEAIEDEFDVDFSKAPMPN; from the coding sequence ATGCAGGGTTACTTGTCAGAAATCGATATTCGCAGCATCCTGCAGCTCATCGAGCTGGGGCAGCGCACCGGCGAACTGTACCTAGAAAGCTATAGCAGCACTAACAACCAGTCTTCTAATCAATCCTTCGACGGTGGGCTGACGGCGACTGATTCTCGCTCCTGGATTGTATTTTTAGCCAACGGGCAGCTCGTTTACGCCGGCACCACCGACAACAAGCTCGATCGCCTGCGTGACCATCTGCATCGCTACGGCATCGACCAGTCGCTGCCCGACCCTAGCACTACCGCCGCGATCGCAGCCTTTAACTCCCTCGAGTACGGCACCCTGTGGGCTTTACTCGAGCAGCACTTGATCACCCCCGACCAAGGCCGCACCATTCTAAGCCACATGGTGCACGAGACCCTTTTTGACCTGCTGAGCCTTCACCACGGAGCCTTTGTGTTCCAGCTCAGCTCAGCCCTTAGTCCCCAGCTGATGACCCACACCATCAGTGACCTAGTCACAGGCATCACCCAGCAAATTCAAACCTGGCATCAGCTGCACCCCCATTTGCAATCACCCGACCAGTGCCCCATTCTGCTAGCTCCCGAAGCCTTTCAGGCCAGCGTGTCCAACCAGGTCTACCGGCGCATGGTTACCTGGATGGACGGCAAAACTTCTATTCGCCGCATTGCCCGCTACCTTAGTCGCGATCTGCTCAGCGTCGCTCGCAGCCTAGTCCCCGCACTGCAACAGGGACAAATTAGCCTAGTCTACGGTCCTGCTGAGGTAGACCTAGCCCCTCAGAACCAACGGCCTGGGCCCGATCGCCTACCCCGTATTGTCTGCGTCGACGACAGCACCACCGTTCGTCAGGCCGTAGAACGCATTCTCGCTGGGCAAGGCTATGAGGCCACCTCCATTGGCAACCCCCTCAAAGCTTTGGGCTTGCTGTTTCAGCTGCAACCCAACCTAATTCTTTGCGACATCACCATGCCCGAGCTCGATGGGTACGAGCTATGCGCCATGCTTAGACACTCCAGCGCCTTTCGCCAAACTCCCATTGTCATGCTCACCGGCAAGGATGGCTTCTTAGACCGAGTTAAAGCCAGAATGGTCGGCGCAACTGACTACCTGACTAAGCCCTTTGGCCCTGGCGAGCTGCTAGCACTGGTAGAAAAGTATGCTGGCCCTGGCGACATCAACCGGCCCCGTCCTGACACCCTGTTAGCCGAAGCCATCGAAGACGAATTCGACGTCGACTTTAGCAAGGCCCCCATGCCCAATTAA
- the hmpF gene encoding pilus motility taxis protein HmpF, whose amino-acid sequence MLYLAEVQKKTGFIGSGKPEFKLLACQRSENSWSAVTGDETLVAPDDASYNAGALVMVEVSNNRQIQRHYEAGRSLTTILQNFSNLSKKSKTQEEEIEQWKQSLTFQSQELNRRELELETRQEQVEQAEADLEQLDAQRQELDQLRQSLEQQQEELTRKNQDLEGAWAHLNGEMRRLEEQRAEGSSAAGLDPDQVANLQGALNRLTEAVMPVEALRDPLTHATDGLNYHQGLLGDYRQALEDQRPGLEQRQQELDQQASQLNQRWADWRQAEAALMAKREELKLRQQMVKTQQEQIQTLTDTLQAQANLHQKIYDLLNTTDKVRLSKKVDVAALEAMDLDHLQTMVGDLEKDLEKMSRFVSDQEEELTLEQQAIDEIQLKIEQASEFERLQLETEIEEEQDRYQMLNETLVGQRRNLLEREEVLSQHQAVLRRRQGLTVEETQVSAVDLEPLLNTIDIQRQHTTDTIQALETEVKKLQDGISQLKREIESAESALTTHRSEVEAFEADLRRQQQDLVGLMGKLAVCEELLNPAQESVNGLRQSLENLTGAVTKLQEVNDYQLQAIAELRQTVASVGTPQVAAS is encoded by the coding sequence GTGCTGTACCTAGCAGAAGTCCAGAAAAAGACCGGGTTTATTGGCAGCGGCAAGCCTGAGTTTAAGCTACTTGCCTGTCAGCGTAGCGAAAATAGCTGGAGCGCCGTGACCGGGGACGAGACCCTAGTGGCCCCCGACGACGCCTCTTACAACGCTGGTGCCCTAGTAATGGTGGAGGTCAGCAATAACCGCCAAATCCAGCGTCATTATGAGGCGGGGCGATCGCTGACCACCATTCTGCAAAATTTCTCTAACCTGAGCAAAAAGTCAAAGACCCAGGAAGAAGAGATCGAGCAGTGGAAGCAGTCACTTACCTTTCAAAGTCAGGAACTCAACCGCCGTGAGCTAGAGCTAGAAACCCGCCAGGAGCAGGTCGAGCAGGCCGAAGCCGATCTTGAACAGCTAGATGCCCAGCGGCAAGAGCTAGATCAGCTGCGCCAAAGCCTTGAGCAACAGCAGGAAGAACTCACTCGAAAAAATCAGGATCTCGAAGGAGCTTGGGCCCACCTCAATGGTGAAATGCGCCGCCTGGAAGAGCAGCGGGCTGAGGGTAGTTCAGCCGCTGGCCTCGACCCAGACCAGGTGGCCAACCTGCAGGGTGCTCTCAACCGTCTTACCGAAGCCGTGATGCCCGTTGAAGCACTGCGAGATCCGCTCACCCATGCCACCGATGGGCTGAACTACCATCAGGGACTGCTGGGCGACTATCGACAAGCACTCGAAGACCAGCGCCCGGGCTTGGAACAGCGCCAGCAGGAGCTAGATCAGCAGGCTAGCCAGCTCAATCAGCGCTGGGCCGACTGGCGTCAGGCCGAAGCCGCGCTGATGGCCAAGCGCGAAGAGCTAAAGCTGCGTCAGCAGATGGTTAAAACCCAGCAGGAGCAGATTCAAACTCTAACGGATACCCTGCAAGCCCAGGCGAACCTGCACCAGAAAATCTACGACCTGCTCAACACTACTGATAAGGTGCGGCTGAGCAAAAAGGTCGATGTGGCCGCTTTGGAGGCAATGGATTTAGACCATCTCCAAACCATGGTGGGTGATCTGGAAAAAGATCTGGAGAAAATGTCTCGCTTTGTCTCCGATCAGGAAGAGGAGCTGACCCTAGAGCAGCAGGCCATTGATGAGATTCAGCTCAAGATTGAGCAGGCCAGTGAGTTTGAGCGCCTTCAGCTAGAGACCGAGATTGAAGAGGAGCAGGATCGCTACCAAATGCTTAACGAGACCCTGGTGGGCCAGCGGCGCAACCTGCTGGAGCGTGAAGAAGTGTTAAGTCAGCATCAGGCGGTGCTGCGACGACGCCAGGGCCTAACAGTGGAAGAAACGCAGGTTAGTGCTGTCGATCTAGAGCCTTTGCTCAACACCATTGATATTCAGCGCCAGCATACGACAGATACGATTCAGGCTCTAGAAACTGAGGTCAAGAAGCTCCAGGACGGCATTAGCCAGCTCAAGAGAGAGATTGAATCTGCTGAGTCGGCCCTGACTACCCACCGCTCTGAGGTGGAGGCGTTTGAGGCAGATCTGCGGCGGCAGCAGCAAGATCTAGTGGGCTTGATGGGCAAGCTAGCGGTCTGTGAAGAGCTGCTTAACCCGGCGCAGGAAAGCGTCAATGGGCTAAGGCAGTCTTTAGAGAACCTAACTGGGGCAGTTACCAAGCTTCAGGAAGTTAACGATTACCAATTGCAGGCGATCGCAGAGCTGCGCCAAACCGTGGCCAGCGTCGGCACTCCCCAGGTAGCTGCTTCCTAA